One segment of Marvinbryantia formatexigens DSM 14469 DNA contains the following:
- the tnpC gene encoding IS66 family transposase has protein sequence MAHRYTEEQLNTADKSLLIQIIMNLQDQTESLTKEVHELDNKMQLMLEQLVLAKKDRFGRSSEKMEDAVQIRFMEADGNIVFFNEAEAVCDPDAPEPEDLAADKKRGRKQSGRKEENLSSLKVNIIGHYLSDEELVREFGEKGRKQLADTISRRYKSVPASAEVDEHHIGVYASKKDGHMVRAPHPKGLLHGSPVSSSLAAAVMNAKYVNAVPLYRLEKEFERYGLAITRQNMANWMIRLSGEYPGLLYDNLHKLLYGYHVIQADETTCVVNRDGRAAGAKSYMWVYRSGHLYTDRQIVLYEYQKTRNASHPRKFLKDFKGICVTDGYQVYHTIEKEQEDLQIAGCRVHARRKFNDALEQIPKKEQKKTIGYLVMKQIQAVYREEGKLKDLSSEERLKQRQVVIKPLVDALFLYLKQNEPGIQAKGKMREAFNYALNQEKYLKVFLTDGDVPMDNNASERAIRGFTVGRKNWQMIDTINGANASAVIYSIAETAKANNLKPYEYFEHLLSEIPKHMDDHGLAFLEDLLSWSPELPEHIRKNK, from the coding sequence ATGGCACACAGATATACAGAAGAACAACTGAATACTGCTGACAAATCCCTGCTCATTCAGATCATTATGAATCTTCAGGACCAGACAGAGTCTCTGACAAAAGAGGTTCACGAACTGGACAATAAGATGCAGCTTATGCTGGAGCAGCTCGTCCTCGCAAAGAAAGACCGTTTCGGACGCTCTTCCGAAAAAATGGAAGATGCTGTCCAGATCCGTTTCATGGAAGCAGACGGAAACATCGTATTCTTCAATGAAGCGGAAGCGGTATGTGACCCTGATGCACCGGAGCCGGAAGATCTCGCGGCAGATAAAAAACGCGGCAGGAAACAGTCCGGCAGGAAAGAGGAAAATCTTTCTTCCCTGAAGGTGAACATCATCGGTCATTATCTCTCTGACGAGGAACTGGTCCGTGAGTTCGGCGAAAAAGGCCGGAAACAGCTGGCAGACACGATCTCACGCCGGTATAAATCCGTTCCGGCAAGCGCAGAGGTTGATGAGCATCATATCGGTGTCTATGCAAGCAAGAAAGATGGCCACATGGTACGGGCTCCCCATCCAAAGGGGCTGCTTCATGGAAGTCCGGTATCCTCATCTCTGGCTGCCGCAGTCATGAATGCCAAATATGTGAATGCGGTGCCGTTATACCGTCTTGAGAAAGAATTCGAACGGTACGGCCTTGCTATCACCAGACAGAACATGGCAAACTGGATGATCCGTCTTTCCGGAGAATATCCGGGCCTGCTGTACGATAATCTGCATAAGCTTCTTTATGGCTATCACGTGATACAGGCGGATGAGACGACATGTGTGGTCAACCGTGACGGAAGAGCAGCCGGAGCCAAAAGCTATATGTGGGTCTATCGTTCCGGCCATCTTTACACCGACAGGCAGATCGTGCTGTATGAATATCAGAAAACACGAAATGCTTCACATCCCCGAAAGTTCCTTAAGGACTTTAAAGGGATCTGTGTGACCGACGGCTACCAGGTATACCATACCATCGAAAAGGAACAGGAAGACCTGCAGATCGCCGGATGCCGGGTGCACGCAAGACGCAAGTTCAACGATGCACTGGAACAGATACCGAAAAAAGAACAGAAAAAAACAATCGGTTATCTGGTGATGAAACAGATCCAGGCAGTCTACCGTGAGGAAGGCAAACTCAAGGATCTTTCCTCTGAGGAACGGCTGAAACAGCGTCAGGTAGTGATCAAGCCACTGGTGGATGCACTGTTCTTATATCTGAAGCAGAATGAACCAGGGATTCAGGCAAAAGGTAAAATGCGTGAAGCGTTCAACTATGCCCTGAATCAGGAGAAGTATCTGAAAGTATTCCTCACAGACGGAGATGTCCCAATGGACAATAACGCCAGTGAACGTGCAATCAGAGGCTTTACAGTCGGACGCAAGAACTGGCAGATGATCGACACGATCAATGGCGCTAATGCATCTGCTGTGATCTACAGCATTGCGGAGACTGCAAAAGCAAACAACCTGAAGCCTTATGAATACTTTGAACATCTGTTGAGCGAGATTCCGAAACATATGGATGACCACGGTCTTGCATTCTTAGAAGACCTGCTGTCATGGTCTCCTGAATTGCCGGAACACATCCGTAAAAATAAGTAA
- a CDS encoding PD-(D/E)XK nuclease domain-containing protein, with amino-acid sequence MSRIEKFCAAFPDGDAERIEEMLHGYLWDSISVRDTAVRKNMKEKFYHGMVLGLLQSRSDWLVRSNAETGEGYSDILVYMPDKTGIVIELKYADDGNLQ; translated from the coding sequence ATGTCAAGAATAGAAAAATTCTGCGCGGCATTTCCGGATGGGGATGCGGAACGGATTGAAGAGATGCTTCACGGGTATCTGTGGGATTCCATCAGTGTGCGTGATACCGCTGTCCGCAAAAATATGAAAGAGAAATTTTATCATGGTATGGTGCTTGGGCTCCTGCAGAGCAGAAGCGACTGGCTGGTCAGATCAAATGCAGAGACAGGGGAAGGCTACAGTGATATTCTGGTATACATGCCGGATAAGACCGGCATCGTGATCGAACTGAAATATGCAGATGACGGAAACCTGCAATAA
- the tnpA gene encoding IS66 family insertion sequence element accessory protein TnpA yields the protein MMEVMIINMNDNAASKTDPWTDWISAFQASGLSRKDWCKQNGGPQSTLGYWIRKIQSEVSEKEEDSETVFAKLPSVQEIRTAENMGNSPVAICLPENIRIEIGADCPSRLMAALLQALKSYA from the coding sequence ATGATGGAGGTGATGATTATAAATATGAATGACAATGCAGCTTCAAAGACTGATCCTTGGACAGACTGGATCAGCGCTTTCCAGGCAAGTGGTTTATCCCGTAAAGACTGGTGTAAACAGAATGGGGGTCCACAGTCTACATTGGGTTACTGGATCCGAAAGATCCAGTCAGAAGTCTCCGAAAAAGAAGAGGACAGCGAGACGGTGTTCGCAAAGCTTCCATCTGTTCAGGAGATCCGAACTGCTGAAAACATGGGTAACTCCCCTGTGGCGATCTGTCTCCCGGAAAATATCCGGATCGAGATCGGTGCTGACTGTCCATCCAGGCTGATGGCAGCCCTTCTTCAGGCGTTAAAGAGCTATGCTTGA
- the tnpA gene encoding IS66 family insertion sequence element accessory protein TnpA, with protein MEKITHQMRLQQWSKIISECLASGQNKTAWCRQNGISDKKFFYWQKILRREAYALAETSNDKTLVPVTAQPQTIPFVELKLEQNASGSSVYNDVRPDAVIQTNGMTIGFTNSASPDLIRAVGGLIHAE; from the coding sequence ATGGAAAAAATTACTCATCAGATGCGTCTGCAGCAATGGTCAAAGATCATTTCCGAATGCCTTGCCAGCGGTCAGAATAAAACCGCCTGGTGCAGACAGAATGGAATCTCTGACAAAAAGTTTTTCTACTGGCAGAAGATTCTGCGCCGTGAAGCGTATGCACTTGCTGAAACTTCTAATGATAAAACACTTGTTCCAGTTACTGCACAGCCTCAGACGATCCCTTTTGTAGAATTAAAACTGGAACAGAATGCATCCGGATCTTCCGTTTATAATGATGTCAGACCAGATGCTGTTATTCAGACAAATGGGATGACCATTGGATTCACGAATTCTGCTTCACCAGACCTCATCCGTGCCGTCGGAGGACTGATCCATGCTGAATAA
- a CDS encoding acyl-CoA thioesterase: MEQEQRKMKRASDSQVEQSYLLMPRHINGSGRLFGGQLVAWIDEVAGIVGKRHAESDIVTACFDNLIFKAGAYLNDTVVVRGHLTYVGNTSMEVRVDTYREALDGTRTMINRAYVVMVAVDRNGKSRPVPGLLAEGESAKAEWEAAQKRAELRKVRRKEGF, translated from the coding sequence ATGGAACAGGAACAACGAAAAATGAAGCGGGCGAGTGATTCTCAGGTGGAACAATCGTATCTTCTGATGCCGCGTCATATCAATGGCAGCGGTCGGCTGTTTGGCGGGCAGTTGGTGGCATGGATAGACGAAGTGGCAGGTATTGTGGGTAAACGCCATGCGGAGTCGGATATTGTGACGGCATGTTTCGACAATCTGATTTTTAAGGCGGGTGCCTATCTGAATGACACGGTGGTTGTCCGGGGGCATCTGACTTATGTGGGAAATACTTCTATGGAGGTACGTGTGGATACCTATCGGGAAGCTCTGGATGGTACGAGAACGATGATTAATCGTGCCTATGTGGTGATGGTAGCTGTGGATCGGAATGGGAAATCGCGTCCGGTTCCGGGTCTTTTGGCAGAGGGGGAGAGTGCAAAAGCAGAATGGGAAGCAGCCCAAAAGCGGGCGGAGCTGCGCAAAGTGCGAAGAAAAGAAGGATTTTAG
- the wecB gene encoding non-hydrolyzing UDP-N-acetylglucosamine 2-epimerase: MTGIRTDYSDIHFQDNGKLKLLIIVGTRPEIIRLAAVIGKCRKYFDVILAHTGQNYDYNLNGIFFKNLKIGSPEVYMDAVGDDLGATVGNIINCSYKLMNQVKPDALLILGDTNSCLSAIAAKRLHIPIFHMEAGNRCKDECLPEETNRRIVDIISDVNLAYSEHARKYLHECGLPKERVYVTGSPMAEVLHQNLPDIEKSDILEKLGLEPHRYILLSAHREENIDTEKNFLSLFTAVNRMAEKYDMPVLYSCHPRSRKRLEASGFKLDRRVIQHEPLGFHDYNHLQMNAFAVVSDSGTLPEESSFFTSVGHPFPAVCIRTSTERPEALDKGCFILAGIDEKSLLQAVDTAVQMNLDGDYGIPVPDYLEENVSTKVVKIIQSYTGVVDKMVWRKY, translated from the coding sequence ATGACAGGGATAAGGACAGACTATTCGGATATACATTTTCAGGATAATGGGAAGCTGAAGCTTCTGATCATTGTCGGTACCCGCCCGGAGATCATCCGCCTGGCGGCGGTGATCGGGAAGTGCCGGAAATATTTTGATGTGATACTTGCGCATACAGGGCAGAATTATGATTATAATTTAAACGGCATTTTCTTTAAAAACCTGAAGATTGGCAGTCCGGAAGTGTATATGGATGCAGTGGGGGATGACCTTGGAGCAACGGTAGGAAATATCATCAACTGTTCGTACAAGCTGATGAACCAGGTGAAACCGGATGCACTTCTGATCCTGGGGGACACCAATTCCTGCCTGTCGGCGATAGCGGCAAAGCGCCTGCACATCCCCATTTTCCATATGGAAGCAGGGAACCGCTGCAAGGACGAGTGCCTGCCGGAGGAGACAAACCGCCGGATCGTGGACATTATTTCCGATGTCAACCTGGCGTACAGCGAACATGCAAGAAAATACCTGCATGAGTGCGGACTGCCGAAGGAGCGCGTGTATGTGACCGGCTCCCCGATGGCGGAGGTCCTGCACCAGAATCTTCCGGACATTGAAAAATCGGATATCCTGGAAAAGCTGGGGCTGGAGCCGCACCGGTACATCCTGCTTTCTGCGCACCGGGAGGAGAACATCGACACGGAGAAGAACTTCCTGTCGCTGTTCACGGCGGTTAACAGGATGGCAGAGAAATATGACATGCCGGTCCTGTATTCCTGCCATCCGCGTTCGCGGAAACGCCTGGAGGCATCTGGCTTTAAGCTCGACAGGCGTGTGATCCAGCATGAGCCGCTCGGCTTCCATGACTATAACCATCTCCAGATGAATGCGTTTGCCGTGGTATCCGATTCGGGGACCCTGCCGGAGGAGAGCAGCTTCTTTACCAGTGTGGGACATCCCTTTCCGGCAGTGTGCATCCGCACCAGCACGGAGCGCCCGGAGGCGCTCGACAAGGGCTGCTTCATACTGGCGGGCATTGATGAGAAGAGCCTCCTGCAGGCGGTGGATACCGCAGTGCAGATGAACCTGGACGGGGATTACGGGATCCCTGTGCCGGATTACCTGGAAGAAAATGTGAGCACGAAGGTAGTGAAGATCATCCAGAGTTACACCGGGGTGGTGGATAAAATGGTATGGAGGAAATACTGA
- the tnpB gene encoding IS66 family insertion sequence element accessory protein TnpB (TnpB, as the term is used for proteins encoded by IS66 family insertion elements, is considered an accessory protein, since TnpC, encoded by a neighboring gene, is a DDE family transposase.) has translation MLNNGSCFKRVFIATGYSDLRRGLEGLANIIRFQFHLDPYDKDTLYLFCGKRNDRIKGLLWEGDGFLLLYKRLDNGAFNWPRTRQEALEISKDQYHMLMQGLEIVAKHPILQITSPQKEL, from the coding sequence ATGCTGAATAATGGGTCCTGCTTCAAAAGGGTATTTATTGCAACAGGCTACTCAGATCTGCGGCGTGGCCTGGAAGGGCTGGCAAACATCATCCGGTTCCAGTTCCATCTTGACCCATACGATAAAGATACACTTTATCTGTTTTGTGGGAAGCGGAATGACAGGATCAAAGGACTCCTCTGGGAAGGCGATGGATTTCTGCTCCTGTATAAGCGCCTTGACAACGGTGCCTTCAACTGGCCAAGAACCCGGCAGGAAGCACTTGAGATCTCGAAAGATCAGTACCATATGCTCATGCAGGGATTAGAGATCGTTGCAAAACATCCGATCCTGCAGATAACGTCTCCACAAAAGGAACTTTAG
- a CDS encoding NAD-dependent epimerase/dehydratase family protein: MNILVTGAKGMVGTALVANLKNIKEKKNRTRPDIVIGDIYEYDIDSTPEELEEYCRKADFVFNLAGVNRPKDQEEFMNGNFGFASTLLDTLKKYNNRAPVMLSSSIQATLIGRYGTSDYGKSKLAGEELFFDYGKENGVKVAVYRFPNLMGHSRPNYNSAVSTFCHAVANDLPFTVNDRSTELELLYIDDLVEGMYDLLEGKEKHCEYDGLCPAEKADGRYCYVPVTHKVTLGEIVDLLEQFRQQPETLMMPKMPEGSFAKKLYSLYLTYLPAEKFKYGLKMNCDDRGSFTELVHTADCGQVSINISRPGITKGQHWHNSKWELFIVVAGHGLIQERNIHTGEKVEFEVSGDKIEAVHMIPGWTHNIINLSDTENLVTVMTCNEIFNPDRPDTFSEPV, encoded by the coding sequence ATGAACATACTGGTAACAGGCGCGAAGGGCATGGTGGGAACCGCCCTTGTCGCCAATTTGAAGAATATAAAGGAAAAGAAAAACCGTACCCGCCCGGATATCGTGATTGGTGACATTTACGAATATGATATCGATTCCACGCCGGAAGAGCTGGAGGAATACTGCCGGAAGGCGGATTTTGTGTTTAACCTGGCAGGGGTGAACCGCCCGAAAGACCAGGAGGAATTCATGAATGGGAACTTCGGGTTTGCATCTACCCTGCTGGATACCCTGAAGAAATATAACAACAGGGCGCCGGTGATGCTGTCCTCTTCCATCCAGGCAACGCTGATCGGGCGTTACGGCACTTCGGATTATGGGAAATCGAAGCTTGCCGGGGAGGAGCTGTTTTTTGATTACGGGAAAGAAAACGGGGTGAAGGTGGCGGTCTACCGTTTCCCGAACCTGATGGGGCACAGCCGCCCGAATTACAACTCCGCGGTTTCCACATTCTGCCATGCGGTGGCGAATGACCTGCCGTTCACGGTGAACGACCGCTCCACGGAGCTGGAGCTGCTGTACATCGACGACCTTGTGGAAGGGATGTATGACCTGCTGGAGGGAAAGGAAAAACACTGTGAATATGATGGTCTCTGTCCGGCGGAAAAGGCGGACGGACGGTACTGCTATGTCCCGGTTACTCATAAAGTTACCCTTGGAGAGATTGTGGATCTTCTGGAGCAGTTCAGGCAGCAGCCGGAAACCCTGATGATGCCGAAAATGCCGGAGGGCTCTTTTGCCAAAAAACTGTACAGCCTGTATCTGACCTATCTTCCTGCAGAGAAATTTAAATATGGGCTGAAGATGAACTGTGATGACCGCGGCAGCTTTACGGAGCTGGTGCACACGGCAGACTGCGGGCAGGTCAGCATCAATATCAGCAGACCGGGGATCACGAAGGGACAGCACTGGCATAATTCCAAATGGGAGCTGTTTATTGTGGTTGCCGGACACGGGCTGATCCAGGAGAGGAACATCCATACCGGGGAAAAAGTGGAGTTTGAGGTCAGCGGGGATAAGATTGAAGCGGTGCATATGATTCCGGGATGGACGCACAACATCATCAACCTAAGCGACACGGAAAACCTGGTGACAGTGATGACCTGCAATGAGATTTTCAATCCGGACAGACCGGATACATTCAGCGAGCCGGTATAG
- the sfsA gene encoding DNA/RNA nuclease SfsA codes for MTDGYGNMRYEQIVYGKFEERCNRFAAHVWIDGRLETVHVKNTGRCRELLFPGADVALELSDNVNRKTKYDLISAYKKSLGWVNIDSQAPNRVMGEWLVRQGYTYVKPEYKYGASRIDFYMEKGKEKYLLEVKGCTLEVEGKGFFPDAPSDRARKHVRELQKAVLEGDHGIVAFVIPMAGVTEVLPNMATDSEFGEALEAAERAGVEIWYMPCNVTENTLSISRKIERKNGFVQ; via the coding sequence ATGACAGATGGGTATGGCAATATGAGATATGAGCAGATAGTATATGGGAAATTTGAAGAGAGATGTAATCGCTTTGCAGCACATGTGTGGATTGACGGCAGACTGGAAACTGTCCATGTGAAGAATACGGGGCGGTGCCGTGAACTGCTTTTTCCGGGAGCGGATGTGGCTTTGGAGCTGTCAGATAATGTGAATCGGAAAACAAAATATGATTTAATCAGTGCTTATAAGAAAAGTCTTGGATGGGTGAATATTGACAGCCAGGCGCCGAACAGGGTAATGGGGGAGTGGCTGGTGCGGCAGGGCTACACTTATGTAAAGCCGGAATATAAATATGGCGCTTCCCGCATTGATTTTTATATGGAAAAAGGGAAAGAGAAATACTTGCTGGAAGTAAAGGGCTGCACGCTTGAGGTGGAAGGGAAGGGATTTTTTCCGGATGCCCCAAGTGACCGGGCGCGAAAGCATGTGCGGGAACTGCAGAAGGCTGTTTTGGAGGGGGATCATGGGATCGTAGCGTTCGTGATTCCAATGGCAGGGGTTACAGAGGTGCTGCCCAATATGGCGACGGACTCTGAATTTGGCGAAGCCCTGGAGGCAGCGGAAAGAGCAGGCGTGGAAATCTGGTATATGCCCTGCAATGTGACGGAGAATACGTTGAGCATTAGTCGAAAAATTGAGCGAAAAAATGGTTTCGTGCAATAA
- a CDS encoding metallophosphoesterase: MKDKFILTEYKVTAGLPGKLTLGLIFDLHEHDSQEVLALLRQGKPDMIMVAGDTFERHGSDRDTIRTAEEGILEKMLRRILMKADDLFERIFGEHKHETEYAYQFLREAERIAPVFLSIGNHEWYLLPEDLEVIQESGGQLLNNADCQICINGMTIRIGGLSSDADLEWLNEFCAKDGYKILLCHHPEYYDRYLKGRGIDLILSGHAHGGQIRIWNRGIYAPGQGLFPKYTRGIYDSRLIVTSGSSNTASVPRWGNPCEVVIIRIST; this comes from the coding sequence ATGAAAGACAAGTTTATTTTAACGGAATATAAGGTGACGGCAGGTTTGCCGGGAAAGCTGACCCTCGGTCTGATATTTGATCTGCATGAACATGATTCGCAGGAAGTGCTTGCGCTTTTGCGGCAGGGAAAACCGGATATGATCATGGTTGCCGGGGATACCTTTGAGCGGCATGGATCAGACAGGGATACCATTAGGACAGCAGAGGAAGGAATCCTGGAGAAGATGCTGCGCCGCATTCTGATGAAGGCGGATGACTTGTTTGAGCGGATATTCGGAGAGCATAAGCATGAAACGGAATATGCTTATCAATTTTTGCGGGAAGCCGAAAGGATTGCTCCGGTGTTTTTAAGTATCGGAAATCATGAGTGGTATTTACTGCCGGAAGATTTGGAGGTTATCCAAGAGAGCGGGGGACAGCTGCTGAATAATGCAGACTGTCAGATTTGTATAAACGGCATGACAATTCGTATTGGGGGCTTGTCATCCGATGCAGATTTGGAATGGCTAAATGAATTTTGCGCAAAAGACGGCTATAAGATATTGCTTTGCCATCATCCGGAATACTATGATCGTTATTTAAAAGGACGGGGGATTGATTTAATTTTGTCCGGACACGCGCATGGCGGTCAGATACGTATATGGAATCGGGGAATTTACGCACCGGGACAGGGACTTTTTCCCAAATATACGAGGGGAATCTACGATAGCAGATTGATTGTTACTTCCGGCAGCTCCAACACGGCTTCTGTTCCGAGATGGGGTAATCCATGTGAAGTAGTGATAATACGCATTTCCACCTGA
- a CDS encoding helix-turn-helix domain-containing protein, with protein MMAEKINGICAQKGMTPYALAKKAGISTSATSYLLEGKTKPQVYTLLLVCNALDVTVGELFDGENS; from the coding sequence ATGATGGCAGAAAAGATAAATGGGATATGTGCACAGAAGGGCATGACACCGTATGCCCTCGCGAAAAAAGCCGGGATATCCACGTCTGCCACCAGTTACCTTCTGGAAGGGAAAACAAAACCGCAGGTGTATACGCTGCTGCTGGTATGCAATGCGCTGGATGTGACGGTGGGGGAACTGTTTGACGGGGAAAACAGCTGA
- the tnpB gene encoding IS66 family insertion sequence element accessory protein TnpB (TnpB, as the term is used for proteins encoded by IS66 family insertion elements, is considered an accessory protein, since TnpC, encoded by a neighboring gene, is a DDE family transposase.), which translates to MLDFSGSTTVYLACGCTDLRKSYTGLAAVIKLKFHLDPYSRGMFAFCNRRRTLIKILQWDGSGFWILMKRLDRDSFHWPDTPDELKKVTLKEIHWLCDGLSLKPSGAFEERHPKVVV; encoded by the coding sequence ATGCTTGATTTTTCCGGTAGCACTACTGTTTATCTGGCATGCGGCTGCACAGACCTCCGTAAAAGCTACACGGGTCTGGCAGCGGTCATCAAACTGAAATTCCATCTCGACCCGTACTCCCGCGGTATGTTCGCGTTCTGCAATCGCAGGCGCACATTGATCAAGATCCTTCAGTGGGACGGATCCGGATTCTGGATCCTGATGAAACGACTGGACCGTGATTCTTTCCATTGGCCTGATACACCGGATGAACTGAAAAAAGTCACATTAAAAGAAATCCATTGGCTGTGTGATGGTCTATCCCTCAAGCCCAGCGGTGCTTTTGAAGAGCGCCATCCGAAGGTTGTCGTGTGA
- a CDS encoding polysaccharide biosynthesis protein has product MTGGTGSFGNAVLNRFLATDIGEIRVFSRDEKKQDDMRHEFQAKMPEAADKISFYIGDVRDLASVKNAMHGVDYIFHAAALKQVPSCEFFPIEAVKTNVLGTENVLTAAIDEGVEAVICLSTDKAAYPVNAMGTSKAMMEKVIVAKSRTTKKTKICCTRYGNVMCSRGSVIPLWIDQIRNGNPITVTEPAMTRFIMSLEEAVDLVLFAFEHGEAGDILVQKAPACTIQTQAEAVCALFGGNKEDIKVIGIRHGEKMYETLLTNEECAHAVDLGNFYRVPCDKRGLNYDKFFTQGNTERAKLSEFNSNNTKLLTVEETKAKIASLAYIQEELAKEKMK; this is encoded by the coding sequence ATTACAGGAGGGACAGGCTCTTTCGGCAATGCTGTACTGAACCGCTTCCTGGCAACGGATATCGGGGAAATCCGCGTGTTTTCCCGTGACGAGAAAAAGCAGGATGACATGCGGCATGAATTCCAGGCGAAGATGCCGGAGGCAGCAGACAAAATCAGTTTTTACATAGGGGATGTCCGTGACCTGGCATCTGTGAAGAATGCGATGCATGGCGTGGATTATATTTTCCATGCGGCTGCCCTGAAGCAGGTCCCTTCCTGCGAGTTTTTCCCGATAGAGGCAGTAAAAACAAATGTCCTGGGTACGGAAAATGTCCTCACGGCGGCGATTGACGAGGGTGTGGAAGCAGTCATCTGTCTTTCCACGGATAAAGCTGCTTATCCGGTAAATGCGATGGGAACCTCCAAGGCAATGATGGAGAAGGTGATCGTGGCGAAGAGCCGTACCACAAAGAAAACGAAAATCTGCTGCACACGTTACGGAAACGTGATGTGCAGCCGCGGTTCTGTCATCCCGCTCTGGATTGACCAGATCCGCAATGGAAACCCGATTACGGTGACAGAGCCGGCAATGACGCGCTTTATTATGTCGCTGGAGGAAGCGGTTGATCTGGTCCTGTTTGCATTTGAGCACGGTGAGGCAGGGGATATCCTTGTGCAGAAGGCTCCGGCGTGTACCATCCAGACGCAGGCGGAAGCGGTGTGCGCTCTGTTTGGCGGCAATAAGGAAGACATCAAGGTAATCGGCATCCGACATGGGGAGAAGATGTACGAGACCCTGCTTACCAATGAGGAATGCGCTCATGCGGTTGACCTGGGAAACTTCTACCGCGTACCATGTGATAAGAGAGGTCTGAATTACGACAAGTTCTTTACACAGGGAAATACGGAGAGGGCGAAGCTCAGTGAGTTCAATTCAAATAATACAAAACTCCTTACAGTAGAAGAGACGAAGGCGAAGATTGCGTCTCTGGCATATATCCAGGAAGAGCTGGCGAAAGAAAAAATGAAATAA
- a CDS encoding AAA family ATPase, with amino-acid sequence MYYLYKEKKQPLILAIDEAQYLNYNILRDLKMLMNYRYDSLNCFSLVLIGEPYLNHILEKQVHEALRQQITVHYNYEGLSDQAVPDYIQHKLELTGRSRSILGGDAVSAIHGYGGQCPEDRQPNDRCPDDRGTAG; translated from the coding sequence GTGTATTACCTGTATAAAGAAAAGAAACAGCCCCTGATCCTTGCGATCGATGAAGCGCAGTATCTGAATTATAATATCCTGCGGGACCTGAAGATGCTGATGAATTACCGTTATGATTCCCTGAACTGCTTCAGCCTGGTACTGATAGGAGAGCCGTATCTGAACCATATCCTGGAGAAGCAGGTCCACGAAGCCCTCCGGCAACAGATTACCGTCCATTATAATTATGAAGGGCTATCTGATCAGGCGGTGCCGGATTATATCCAGCATAAGCTGGAACTTACGGGAAGGAGCCGCAGCATCCTGGGAGGGGACGCTGTCAGCGCAATCCATGGATACGGTGGGCAATGCCCGGAAGATAGACAACCTAATGACAGATGCCCTGACGATCGGGGCACAGCAGGATAA
- the tnpB gene encoding IS66 family insertion sequence element accessory protein TnpB (TnpB, as the term is used for proteins encoded by IS66 family insertion elements, is considered an accessory protein, since TnpC, encoded by a neighboring gene, is a DDE family transposase.) — MSSDISGLEKIYIVCGYTDMRKSIDGLCAIIEDQLKMDPASSALFLFCGRRRDRIKALFHEPDGFVLIYKRLSVQGGYQWPRKQPEVRNLSWREFDWLMSGIDIDQPKALKAE, encoded by the coding sequence ATGTCAAGTGATATCTCCGGCCTTGAAAAGATCTACATTGTCTGCGGTTATACGGACATGCGCAAATCGATTGATGGTCTCTGTGCCATTATCGAAGACCAGCTTAAGATGGATCCGGCATCCAGTGCGCTTTTCCTGTTCTGTGGAAGAAGACGGGACAGGATCAAAGCCCTGTTCCATGAACCGGATGGCTTTGTCCTGATCTATAAACGGTTGTCTGTCCAGGGTGGATATCAATGGCCCAGAAAGCAGCCGGAAGTCCGGAATCTTTCCTGGCGGGAGTTTGACTGGCTGATGTCAGGAATTGATATCGACCAGCCAAAAGCACTCAAAGCAGAGTAA